Genomic DNA from Shouchella patagoniensis:
TTCAATTATCGCGGAAGCCAATCGGGTTGGGCGTTTCTCGGATGTACATTTTGATTTTGAGTTTCTCCCTCCTACCATGCGAGAACCTTATAATCAGTTTCTTGAGAAAGCAGTAGGTCGTTTGCACGAGCAAGGATTACTTGTTTCAACAGCACTTGCCCCTAAAACAAGTTCGAGCCAAGAAGGACAATGGTATGAGGCACATGATTATGGTGCGCATGGAGCTATTGTCGACTTTGTTGTACTTATGACTTATGAATGGGGTTATTCTGGTGGACCACCTCTTGCAGTATCACCCATTGGTCCTGTAACCGAAGTAGTTGTCTACGCCTTAACAGAAATACCTGCTGAAAAAATCATGCTTGGGCAAAACCTCTATGGATATGATTGGACGTTACCTTTTACTCCTGAAGGCGATTATGCTCGAGCGCTAAGCCCTCAACAAGCAATTTCTGTCGCACGAGAAAACAACGTGACAATTCAATATAGTGAGCAATCTCAGGCTCCATTTTTCTTTTATACAGATACTAATGGTGCAGAACATGAAGTTTGGTTTGAAGATGGCCGATCAATCCAAGCTAAGTTTGACTTAATCAAGCGCTATCGACTGCGAGGCATCAGCTATTGGAAGCTAGGACTTTCCTTCCCTCAGAATTGGTTATTACTTGCTGATCAATTTGAAATAAGAAAGCGTAGTTAAGATGTCCACTCGTTGGGTTATTCCAGCGAGTTTTTGTTTATTTATGTAGTAAAAAGTGAATATAATATACATAATTTAATTTCTACTTGATTTTCAGCTTTAGCGACTTCCTTTGTTATTATAGCGATACCAAAATTATAGATAAGAAGGTGTTTAGTATGAAACAAGAAATGATCATTATTACTGGTGCAGCATCTGGAATTGGTCGCGCAACTGCAATTGCGTTTGCTAAACAAGGTAAATCTTTGGCATTAATTGATCAAAATAAAGGAAATTTAAAAGAAATACAAGCTGAATTTGGCGAAAAACTTATCTCAATTTATGAAGGAGACGTCTCTAATCCAGAGCAAATGAAAGAGATCTTTACTAACATCGCCATGTCAACAAAAACTGTTACCACTCTTTTTGCTAATGCAGGAATTAATGGCATATTTACATCAATTGAAGCGTTTGAACCAGAAGATTGGGATAAAACCATGTCCATTAATTTAAAAGGCACATTTTTAAGTGTAAAATATGCCATTCCACTTATGAAAGAAAATGGTGGAAGCATTGTGATTACAAGCTCAGTTAATGGTACCCGTGTTTTTTCGAATGTTGGAATGGCCGCATATAGTTCGTCGAAAGCAGCAGTTGCTGCTTTCGGCAAGATGGCTGCACTTGAACTTTCTAATTATGGCATTCGGGTTAATGTTATATGTCCCGGAGCCATTCAAACAAATATCGGAGAACGTACACATAAACATGAAACAGAGCTGAAATCACTAGAGTTTAAAAAAGAAACAGACCGCTCTCCCACACCACCTGGTACGCCGGAACAAGTAGCGGATATGGTTACCTTCTTAACCTCTGATAAAGCAAAGCATATAAGTGGAACTGAAATCGTTATTGATGGCGCTCAAACACTCCTATAAAAATTCGTGTTCTAAATTAGCTAGCAGTCACATTTGGCTTGTTAGCTTTTTTATATTCGATTTCTTTGTTTCATTTAAAACTTATCGTTTACATGATTACACTCATTAAAACAATAAAAATAGCCTCAACCACATTTAGGTTAAAGCTACACGGAAAAGAAAATCCAGTAGATAAGGGCTACAATTCCCATCCAGATTGGCAAACTCAGTAAAGTGCCCCACAGCACTCCAATCATAAAGCGCCCGTCTTGCATCACTTGATCCCTCATTTGCACTCCTCCTTTTATTAGCATTTTAAACAAAAAGGAGGTTAATTATTCCTACATCTTTTAGCAACTCTTTTATATTATGGAGAATTCATGTAGTGAGTTCGAAAAACATACAAAAAAAGCGCTCATATATGAGCGCTTTTTTGAAGGGCATTGTCCGTTCTCCCTTCCATTATAAGTTCAGAACGGCTAACTACCCCGCTCGTCATTCGATTAAAGAATAATGCTGCTATTCCTGGCAATAACAACGCATTCCCAACAATTGTTACTGTAAGAAGTGCAGCAAACAGTGCTAGTTGGATAAAGCAACCCATTGTATAAAGTGGATTGGCCAGAAGTAACTTTACACTCGTTATCATCGCTTTTGGTAGAGTTAACTGGTGTTTTATAATGAGTGGCACTGTATACAGCTGACTAAGTGCAATCATCCCTGCAAAATACGTTTGGAAACAAGCAATTGCGAAAGCAAACCATGTTCCTTCAACCGACCAATGCCACCAAGAAGCAATTAAGATTAGAACAAAAGCTCCAAAAACACAAGCAATCCCTACACCCTGAAAATAATGTCGCTTTACTCCTTTTAAGAATTCAAGTATTAATGGGCTTTTTTTATTCGTGAGCATTGACTCTACACAAACAGACGCGCCGAAAAAAACAGGTCCTCCAACTACAAGCATATAAACGATCGCTAACTGCCATGGTAAAAATAAGACAAAAGGTATTAATGAAATAGAAACGAACAAGCTTATCGCAATAATGGAGACAATGTAATGATACATATCTTTTGCTGTTACTCGAAGGATCGATGTTACAGAAAACATATACTCACCCTATCCGTTGCTCGGTTTTTTTATTAAAAAGATGCATTTTCTCCATTTGAAAGGATACACGGACATTTTCACCAGGACGCACAAAGGATTCACCTGATATTTTCGCAATAATATCACTTTCATTTACAGAGAAATAAAGCAAGTTTTCTGCACCTAGATGTTCAAATACCTTAATATTTACATCAAGATCTCCTTCTTCTCCTAAAGAAAGTTTAATATGTTCAGGACGAATTCCAAAGATAACTTCTTCTCCAATATAACCCTCGGTCATTTTTTTAATTTCTTTAGGAATTGGCCAGAGCCTATCACCAATAAGTATTTCATTAGCGGAAGCAACCTTAGCCGGAAGAAAATTCATTGCTGGTGAACCAATAAAGCCCGCTACAAATATGTTAGCTGGTTTGGCATACAGCTCTTGCGGCGAAGCAATTTGCTGAATTTCACCTTTGTTCATAACCACAATCCGCTGTCCTAGTGTCATTGCTTCCACTTGATCGTGTGTAACGTAAACAATTGTTGCACCAAGACGCTGATGAAGTTCTGCCAATTCGATTCGCATTTGAACACGTAATTTCGCATCTAGGTTCGATAAAGGTTCATCAAAAAGAAATACTTTCGGATCCCGAACAATCGCTCGCCCTACTGCCACGCGTTGACGTTGTCCTCCTGATAATTCACGCGGCTTTCTTTCTAATAATTCATCCAATCCTAAAATTTTTGTGGCATACTCGACTTTGTCGTCAATCAAAGTCTTTTCGGTTTTCATGTTTTTTAAACCAAAACTCAAATTTTGTTTAATCGACATATGGGGGTATAATGCATAATCTTGGAACACCATTGCAATATCTCTGTCTTTTGGATGGACATGATTCACAAGTTGATCATCAATATAAATATTTCCTTCAGTTTGTTTTTCAAGCCCAGCAATCATTCGTAAAGAGGTTGTTTTCCCACAACCAGAAGGACCTACAAAAACAAGAAACTCTTTATCTTTGATTTCAAAATTAGCTTTATTTACGGCCGTAAAAGCCCCGCCCTTTTTTCCATCAAAAAAAGTTTTAGTAATTTGATCAAAAACGATTGTAGCCATTTTTCACCTATCCTTTCACAGCCCCAATGGTAATGCCTTGCAAGAAGTATTTTTGCAAAGAGAAAAACAAAATAAACATTGGCAGTGCTGCCACAACTGATCCAGCCATCATAGCTCCAAAATCAGTTGACTCTGCAAATTTAAAACTGGCCAGCCCAATTTGTATCGTCCTCATGGAACTTGTTTGCGTTACTAAAAACGGCCAGAAAAATTCATTCCACGTAGCAACAAATGTAAAGATTGCCAAGACAGCAAGGCCAGGCTTCGAAATAGGCAATATGATCTTATAAAAGATACGCCATTCACTACATCCATCTATTCGAGCTGCTTGAATAAGTGTCGACGGTAACGTGGACATGTATTGCTTCATTAAAAATATATTCCCCACAGTTGCAAACATCGGCAACATGATTGCCGTGTACGTATTACCCAATTGAAATGTATTAACCACAATAATATATACCGGAATTAAAGTTACTTGTGCAGGAATCATCATTGTTCCTAATAACATCCAAAAAATCATATTCCGACCAGGGAACCTTAGTTTAGCAAATGCATACCCTGCCAAAGAACAAAAAAGAACGTTCGTGAACGTTAAAACGGAAGATACGAATAAACTATTGCCTAGCCAGCGCATCGCATCTGTTTCAGTAAAAAAACGAATATAAGTCGCAAGCGTAGGTCGTTTTGGAAACCATTCTGGAGAAAAAGACGCTGTTGCAGCTGTATCTTTAAACGACATAACAAACATCCAGTAAAGTGGTATTAGCGTTATAACAATCCAAAAAAATAAAATAAGGTAACTAATGATTCGGGCAGCCGCCTTTTTCCGTTCTGGACGACGGTTTAAAGGGGTTTCATGGTTAATTGCTGGTTGGCTCATTCTGTTTTGCCCCCCATATTCTAAAATTCTACGTCACTAGACATCAATTTAAATTGAAAGATTGAAGCCAAAATAATAACAATTCCAAGCGCAAACGACTCTGCTGCTGCAAGCCCAAATTGATAATATTCGAATGCATGTACATAAATTAAATAGGCAATCGTTGTTGTAGCAAAGTTTGGCCCACCTTGAGTCATTAAATAGATACTCATAAATACTTGAAATGAACCGATTATACCCATTACTAATAAATACAACGTTGTAGGTTTCAAGAGTGGAATTGTAATATTCCGAAACTGGGACCACGAACTGGCGTGATCAATATCAGCTGCTTCATAGAGTGAACGTGGTATGCCCCCCAGTGCTGCCAAATATAAAATAATTCCAGCACCATGTCCTGTCAGCCAGCTCATCAATATCAGTGCAAATAGTGCCGTGCTGCTACTTCCAAGCCACATTTGATTATCGATTCCGATATAATTTAAAATCATATTTAAAAGCCCCATGTTTGTCGGATCATAGATCCAAAACCATACAAGCGCCATCGTAACACCTGAAGCTACGGTAGGTAAGTATAGAGATGCTTTAAAAAATGTCTGCATCTTTTTACCTCGTGGGAAGATAAGTACAGCTAAGACGAGAGTAATGGCAACACTTACTGGCACTGTCGCAACTGTGAAAATGAACGTATTTCGCATAGATCGCCAGAATATTTCATCGTTTAACATCTGCTTATAATTATCTAAACCGATAAAGGTTGAACCCATCACATGGTAATTTTGAAAGCTCATTATGAACGCATAAATAACCGGAATAAATGTAAACAACAGAAACACAAGTATCGGCACTGTGATAAACACATAGCACCAACCATAATCACGAAAAAATAAGTTTATTTTCGACGGCTGGACTTGAGCCTTTCTTTCCATCTGGATGCACTCCTTTACTTTGAGATAGAAGAGGAGGCCTCCCCTCTTCTATTCATCATAATTGTCTACAGTATTAAGGTTTAAACTGCCCAGACTCCGCCTCAGTTTTAAACTTGTCGAGTGCTTCTTGAGGCGTCAATTCTCCGCTAATTAGCCCTTGAAATGTAGGTACAACAACTTGAGTCTTAAACATGTCATCTTTTGCAGCTAATTCACTATTAATTGTGTTTGGAGGGAGTACATTTCCAGCCAGACGTTGAGCAGCCAATTCATTCTCTTCCGACAATGGTAAATCATAATCATTTGCTGCTTGCGCATGAACAATCGGCAACGCAAGTGCAGATGAAGTCATTCCAATTGCATCTGAACCGGCTAGATGTTCAAGTACTTTTACGCTATTAGCAACATGTTCATCTGTGGCATTACGTTGAGTAAAGAGCAAATACCCTTCAGACCCACCTTGTGCAACCTCTTCCGCTCCTTCATTATGCGGAATTGGTAAAATAACGAACTCCAGCTCTTCACCTTCAGTTTCACCATTTCTAATTTCTTCATTACGCGTTTCTACCATTGGTTCTGAGTAGGGAATTGCTCTACCAAAGAACAGTGCTTGATAGTTATAAAACATTTCTTGGCGTTTCGTCGCATCAATCGCTGCGGTTTCAGAAGGCATGATACCATCATCGCGAAGCTTCACAATAAACTCCATCGCTTCTAGTATCTTTTCATCATCCCATTCGATTCCCTCTTCCGTCATTCGATAAGGAATGCCGTTGTTTCTTGCAAGGTGGTCTAGTAATTCTTCATCAACACCTTGGAAGACAAACCCATATTGTGGTTCTCCATTATTGTTTTCTTGCTCGCCAATTGAAGCAAGCTCGTAAAATTCATCCCACGTCCAACCTTCCGATTGGATTTTTTTATAATCAACACCATATTCCTCTAACAGAGCTTTATTTCCACCCCAAACATGTAGATACTGATAAAGTGGTAACCCATAAAGTGAACCTTCTAATCTCATATGATCAAGAGCAATATCATCATAATCGCTTAAATTGATGTTAAGTTTATCGTCAATATCTACTAATAATTGTGTTTCTTTATATTTTCCAAGAGGACGTCCGAAATAAAGATCCGGAGGAGTTCCAGTATTTAATGCAATATCAAACTTTTGTAATCCTTCTGCCCACGATAAAATTTCATACTCCACTTTAATAGTAGGATTCTCATCTTCGAATTCTGCGATAGACTCCTGAAGCTCACCTTCATAGTCCCCATGTACAGGGTACGTCCACACCGTGACGACATCTTGTTCTTCAGAACCACTATTACCATTTCCACCTGAACTCTGTTGCGAGCCACCGTCACTATCTCCGCCACCACAAGCTGCTAAAGTAAAGATCATTGCACCAGTTGTCGCAGAATATAGAAGCCATTTCTTCATTTCTTATTTCCCCCTTAAACGATAATATATATTGCCATGCCGTATCTAAATGCCAACACCACCTCCCTCACGATGCGTAGTAACTGGGAAGTCCCCGTAAGCTTCAGCCTTTTCATATAAGAAATTAAATGCGGCCTTAATAGCAGACTCTGTATGTTCATATGTAGAAACATATGTAAGGTTTTTCGGAATAAATCCGTAATCATATGGATTTTGAGTTCCTATTACAATTGGTTCGTGACCTTGCCTCACTAATTCTTTTATAAACACTTGTTGAAACGATCCCTCTTCTATTGATCTAGATGCCATTATAATTTGCTCATACGATGCAGCAATAGCGAGGTAATGATCTAATAATTCGCCCTTATTAATGGGTACGAATTCTGCAAGTTGTGAATCGAGGACGGCTTCAATTGGCCTTTCATTTTTTCGTGGATCTTCTGCTAAACTTTGCTTTGATTTTTCCGGATAAAAGACAAGCACTGGTTTAGACTCGTCTAACCTTCTGTCTCCAATTGCCGTAATTCCCTTCTCGTAAATAGCTGCAGCTCTTCCCTTATTTTCAAGCGATCCAACTTTATCAATATCTTTCACTTGTGGAAGTTGAGCCCATGACAGGTAGCGGTCTTTCATCTGAATTACACGCTTGTAGGAGTCTTCTAACCGATCATCTAAAGACTGGTCCTTACTAATTTCCTTTGTAAATACATCAACGGTCTCTTGTTGTCGTTCGAATCGATGAGAAACCATTAATAAATCGACTCCGGCTTGAAATGCTTGTAATGCACCTTGTGCAGTACCAACTGTTCCAGCAATCGCATCCATTTCAAGACAATCGGTCACGACTACACCATCAAATCCTAATGTTTCACGTAACAAGTCTTTAATAACTTGTTTTGACAATGTTGCGGGTAACGTTGAATTAGACTCGAATGCGGGAAAAACAACATGAGCGCTCATGATCATATCTGCTCCGGCTTTCATACAAGCTTGAAATGGTACAAGCTCTACCTCAAATAAACGTTTCCTCGAATGGGTGATAATCGGCAATGCATGATGCGAATCCACATTCGTATCTCCGTGACCTGGAAAGTGTTTTAGCGTCGTCATTACACCTTCGCTTTGCATTCCTTTCATCATTGCTTGAGAAAAAGACGCTACTTTTTCTGGGTCTTCTCCAAAGGAACGCACGCCAATTACTGGATTCTCTGGATTATTGTTAACATCAACAACAGGAGCTAAATTCCAATTCACACCTAGGGCTCTCATTTCTTTCGCAGTTAGTTTCCCAACTTCATTTGCATATAGAGGCTCACTTGTAGCACCAAGCAACATCGCCCCTGGGAGCGTTGTTGTATCATCACCTAGTCTCCTAACTGCTCCATTCTCCTGGTCTATACATATGGCAAGTGGCCTTTCGTGACCTGCCTCTTTTGCTAGTTGCTGCAATTGTGTGGTTAGTTCAAATAACTGCTTTTTATTTTTAATATTCCGACTAAAAAGGATGATATTTCCGATGAAATGCTCTTGAATCATTTGCTTAATACCTGGAGTGACAGTTGTTCCATTAAAACC
This window encodes:
- a CDS encoding ABC transporter ATP-binding protein encodes the protein MATIVFDQITKTFFDGKKGGAFTAVNKANFEIKDKEFLVFVGPSGCGKTTSLRMIAGLEKQTEGNIYIDDQLVNHVHPKDRDIAMVFQDYALYPHMSIKQNLSFGLKNMKTEKTLIDDKVEYATKILGLDELLERKPRELSGGQRQRVAVGRAIVRDPKVFLFDEPLSNLDAKLRVQMRIELAELHQRLGATIVYVTHDQVEAMTLGQRIVVMNKGEIQQIASPQELYAKPANIFVAGFIGSPAMNFLPAKVASANEILIGDRLWPIPKEIKKMTEGYIGEEVIFGIRPEHIKLSLGEEGDLDVNIKVFEHLGAENLLYFSVNESDIIAKISGESFVRPGENVRVSFQMEKMHLFNKKTEQRIG
- a CDS encoding carbohydrate ABC transporter permease, producing the protein MSQPAINHETPLNRRPERKKAAARIISYLILFFWIVITLIPLYWMFVMSFKDTAATASFSPEWFPKRPTLATYIRFFTETDAMRWLGNSLFVSSVLTFTNVLFCSLAGYAFAKLRFPGRNMIFWMLLGTMMIPAQVTLIPVYIIVVNTFQLGNTYTAIMLPMFATVGNIFLMKQYMSTLPSTLIQAARIDGCSEWRIFYKIILPISKPGLAVLAIFTFVATWNEFFWPFLVTQTSSMRTIQIGLASFKFAESTDFGAMMAGSVVAALPMFILFFSLQKYFLQGITIGAVKG
- a CDS encoding SDR family oxidoreductase, giving the protein MKQEMIIITGAASGIGRATAIAFAKQGKSLALIDQNKGNLKEIQAEFGEKLISIYEGDVSNPEQMKEIFTNIAMSTKTVTTLFANAGINGIFTSIEAFEPEDWDKTMSINLKGTFLSVKYAIPLMKENGGSIVITSSVNGTRVFSNVGMAAYSSSKAAVAAFGKMAALELSNYGIRVNVICPGAIQTNIGERTHKHETELKSLEFKKETDRSPTPPGTPEQVADMVTFLTSDKAKHISGTEIVIDGAQTLL
- a CDS encoding glycoside hydrolase family 18 protein; the encoded protein is MQIHVVQPEETLQGISQAYSTSAQSIIEANELDAPDQLVIGQTLVIPIYGRYYFVQPGDSLSLIANRYGIPALELARINGIPLNQTLYPGFRLYLPPGQLMEIETNAYIEPMGETVSQELLSSAQNVASYLTYLAPFSYQINRDGSIAQVPLDSIPDIADQTGASLMMVITNLEEGAFSGELGQTVLENDKLQNALLDSIIAEANRVGRFSDVHFDFEFLPPTMREPYNQFLEKAVGRLHEQGLLVSTALAPKTSSSQEGQWYEAHDYGAHGAIVDFVVLMTYEWGYSGGPPLAVSPIGPVTEVVVYALTEIPAEKIMLGQNLYGYDWTLPFTPEGDYARALSPQQAISVARENNVTIQYSEQSQAPFFFYTDTNGAEHEVWFEDGRSIQAKFDLIKRYRLRGISYWKLGLSFPQNWLLLADQFEIRKRS
- a CDS encoding carbohydrate ABC transporter permease, translating into MERKAQVQPSKINLFFRDYGWCYVFITVPILVFLLFTFIPVIYAFIMSFQNYHVMGSTFIGLDNYKQMLNDEIFWRSMRNTFIFTVATVPVSVAITLVLAVLIFPRGKKMQTFFKASLYLPTVASGVTMALVWFWIYDPTNMGLLNMILNYIGIDNQMWLGSSSTALFALILMSWLTGHGAGIILYLAALGGIPRSLYEAADIDHASSWSQFRNITIPLLKPTTLYLLVMGIIGSFQVFMSIYLMTQGGPNFATTTIAYLIYVHAFEYYQFGLAAAESFALGIVIILASIFQFKLMSSDVEF
- the nagZ gene encoding beta-N-acetylhexosaminidase, with the translated sequence MEERQRRKLGQLFVFGFNGTTVTPGIKQMIQEHFIGNIILFSRNIKNKKQLFELTTQLQQLAKEAGHERPLAICIDQENGAVRRLGDDTTTLPGAMLLGATSEPLYANEVGKLTAKEMRALGVNWNLAPVVDVNNNPENPVIGVRSFGEDPEKVASFSQAMMKGMQSEGVMTTLKHFPGHGDTNVDSHHALPIITHSRKRLFEVELVPFQACMKAGADMIMSAHVVFPAFESNSTLPATLSKQVIKDLLRETLGFDGVVVTDCLEMDAIAGTVGTAQGALQAFQAGVDLLMVSHRFERQQETVDVFTKEISKDQSLDDRLEDSYKRVIQMKDRYLSWAQLPQVKDIDKVGSLENKGRAAAIYEKGITAIGDRRLDESKPVLVFYPEKSKQSLAEDPRKNERPIEAVLDSQLAEFVPINKGELLDHYLAIAASYEQIIMASRSIEEGSFQQVFIKELVRQGHEPIVIGTQNPYDYGFIPKNLTYVSTYEHTESAIKAAFNFLYEKAEAYGDFPVTTHREGGGVGI
- a CDS encoding ABC transporter substrate-binding protein, translating into MKKWLLYSATTGAMIFTLAACGGGDSDGGSQQSSGGNGNSGSEEQDVVTVWTYPVHGDYEGELQESIAEFEDENPTIKVEYEILSWAEGLQKFDIALNTGTPPDLYFGRPLGKYKETQLLVDIDDKLNINLSDYDDIALDHMRLEGSLYGLPLYQYLHVWGGNKALLEEYGVDYKKIQSEGWTWDEFYELASIGEQENNNGEPQYGFVFQGVDEELLDHLARNNGIPYRMTEEGIEWDDEKILEAMEFIVKLRDDGIMPSETAAIDATKRQEMFYNYQALFFGRAIPYSEPMVETRNEEIRNGETEGEELEFVILPIPHNEGAEEVAQGGSEGYLLFTQRNATDEHVANSVKVLEHLAGSDAIGMTSSALALPIVHAQAANDYDLPLSEENELAAQRLAGNVLPPNTINSELAAKDDMFKTQVVVPTFQGLISGELTPQEALDKFKTEAESGQFKP